The following coding sequences are from one Dreissena polymorpha isolate Duluth1 chromosome 8, UMN_Dpol_1.0, whole genome shotgun sequence window:
- the LOC127841449 gene encoding BCL2/adenovirus E1B 19 kDa protein-interacting protein 3-like, translated as MSTNGTQMQRDDLQESWVDLYYQASGQSSPKREGTDIHSSGIYTPLNIEKLLTDAQRESVNNSREPSARTSPKCPRSPVLSLSNSSNTSNVDVREEPGTDWIWDWSSGPERNPLGDHSVKFRRPRQDYKSLRNSKTLRAIFNSDSLPTLLITHACTLVIGAVFGASIVWVIWRYPRRELVSV; from the exons ATGAGCACAAACGGAACACAAATGCAGAGAGACGATTTGCAAG AGTCTTGGGTGGATTTGTACTACCAGGCCAGTGGACAGAGCAGCCCCAAGCGTGAGGGCACAGACATACACAGCAGCGGTATCTACACACCCCTCAATATAGAGAAACTCCTTACGGATGCTCAACGTGAATCTGTCAACAACAGTAGGGAGCCTTCCGCAAGAACAAG TCCCAAGTGTCCCAGAAGCCCAGTGCTCTCCCTGTCCAACAGCTCAAACACTTCCAATGTG GATGTTCGGGAGGAGCCGGGTACCGACTGGATCTGGGACTGGTCCTCAGGGCCAGAGCGCAACCCTTTGGG AGATCACAGTGTGAAGTTTCGTCGACCTCGCCAGGACTACAAAAGCTTGCGAAACTCAAAAACCCTGCGTGCTATCTTTAATAGCGACAGTCTACCTACGCTGTTGATCACACATGCATGCACGCTAGTCATTGGAGCAGTTTTCGGAGCATCCAT TGTTTGGGTGATCTGGCGTTACCCACGGCGCGAGCTGGTCAGTGTTTAA